A stretch of Campylobacter gracilis DNA encodes these proteins:
- a CDS encoding lactate/malate family dehydrogenase, with amino-acid sequence MKIAIFGAGNIGAAVANDLIVSDSLSQKIDSIALVDTVEQIARGKALDLAHAAAVYERDLRISGSTEPSDIADAGIVVITAGRARKAGQSREELFGSNAAIVAQCARDAAKYAPSSIIIVVTNPLDMMVYAALKASGFAKERVIGMAGELDGARLKFELARESGKEISSMRSAIVGPHSEEMIALKNELGFEISDEIFGRAVQNTKRAGAQIGELLGTSAYLAPAAGIVKIMKYILCDTCGTLACCVADRSGVPLGRFVSVGKMGAIERNFAYSGEFYEQLERMRERIAGLKF; translated from the coding sequence ATGAAAATAGCGATATTCGGCGCAGGAAACATCGGCGCAGCGGTAGCGAACGATCTTATCGTAAGCGATTCTTTGAGCCAAAAGATAGATAGCATCGCGCTTGTGGATACGGTAGAGCAGATCGCGCGCGGCAAGGCGCTCGATCTTGCCCATGCGGCGGCGGTTTATGAGCGAGACCTGCGCATAAGCGGCAGCACGGAGCCTAGCGACATAGCGGATGCAGGCATTGTCGTGATCACGGCAGGGCGCGCAAGAAAGGCAGGACAGAGCAGGGAGGAGCTGTTTGGCAGCAACGCCGCCATCGTCGCGCAATGCGCGCGAGATGCCGCAAAATACGCGCCTAGCTCCATCATCATCGTCGTTACTAATCCGCTTGATATGATGGTTTATGCGGCGCTTAAAGCTAGCGGGTTTGCAAAAGAGCGCGTCATCGGCATGGCGGGCGAGCTAGACGGCGCGCGGCTTAAATTTGAACTCGCGCGCGAAAGCGGCAAGGAAATTTCATCAATGAGAAGCGCGATCGTGGGTCCGCATAGCGAAGAGATGATCGCGCTTAAAAACGAGCTGGGATTTGAAATTTCGGATGAAATTTTTGGTCGCGCGGTGCAAAATACCAAACGCGCCGGCGCGCAGATCGGCGAGCTACTGGGTACGTCGGCGTATTTGGCGCCCGCTGCGGGGATCGTAAAGATCATGAAATACATTCTTTGCGATACCTGCGGCACGCTTGCCTGCTGCGTTGCGGATAGATCGGGAGTGCCTTTGGGGCGCTTCGTAAGCGTCGGCAAAATGGGCGCGATAGAGAGAAATTTCGCCTACTCGGGCGAGTTTTACGAGCAGCTTGAGCGGATGCGTGAGCGGATAGCAGGGCTGAAGTTTTAG
- a CDS encoding 2-oxoglutarate ferredoxin oxidoreductase subunit beta: MAFDYDKYLRTDKMPTLWCWGCGDGVILKAIIRAIDRIGWSMDDVCVVSGIGCSGRMSSYIDCNTVHTTHGRAIAYATGIKLANPGKHVIVVTGDGDGLAIGGNHTIHGCRRNIDLNHILVNNFIYGLTNSQTSPTTPRGFWTVTAQYGNVDPSFDAAKLAIAAGATFVGRESVTNPEKIERLLAKGFEHEGYSFFDIFSNCHVNLGRKNKMSEAVQMLKWLDSRTISKAKFDALSEDERVGLFPLGVLHEDNEHTEYTKAYQKVIDAAQSGEAINFEGLR, from the coding sequence ATGGCGTTTGATTACGATAAATATCTAAGAACGGACAAGATGCCTACGCTTTGGTGCTGGGGCTGCGGCGACGGAGTGATTTTAAAAGCGATTATTCGCGCGATTGACCGCATAGGCTGGAGTATGGACGATGTGTGCGTGGTAAGCGGTATCGGCTGTAGTGGCAGGATGTCGAGTTACATAGACTGCAATACCGTCCATACGACGCACGGACGCGCGATAGCTTATGCTACGGGTATCAAGCTCGCAAATCCAGGTAAGCACGTAATAGTAGTCACTGGCGATGGCGATGGGCTTGCGATAGGGGGCAATCACACGATTCATGGATGCCGCCGCAATATCGATCTAAATCATATTTTAGTAAATAATTTCATCTACGGGCTTACAAACTCGCAGACGAGCCCTACGACGCCGCGCGGGTTTTGGACGGTTACGGCGCAATACGGCAATGTCGATCCCAGCTTTGATGCGGCGAAACTTGCAATCGCTGCCGGAGCAACTTTTGTTGGACGCGAGAGCGTGACAAATCCCGAAAAAATCGAGCGACTTCTAGCCAAGGGCTTTGAGCACGAGGGTTATAGTTTTTTTGATATTTTTAGCAACTGCCACGTAAATTTGGGTCGTAAAAATAAAATGAGCGAGGCGGTGCAAATGCTAAAGTGGCTTGATTCGCGCACGATTTCCAAGGCTAAATTTGACGCTCTTAGCGAGGATGAGCGAGTGGGGCTATTTCCGCTTGGGGTTTTACATGAAGATAATGAGCACACCGAATACACAAAGGCGTATCAAAAGGTGATAGACGCGGCACAAAGCGGCGAAGCGATAAATTTTGAAGGACTAAGATGA
- a CDS encoding 4Fe-4S binding protein produces MSENESQRAIWTDESRCKACNICVSVCPSGAIAMRQDEGAVQGMMIDVVDEGACIGCRECELHCPDFAIFVAPKGFKFARLSSQAREMAEKIKNNNFMKPKDA; encoded by the coding sequence ATGAGCGAAAATGAGAGCCAGCGCGCTATCTGGACGGATGAGAGCCGCTGTAAGGCGTGCAACATCTGCGTAAGCGTCTGTCCTAGCGGCGCGATCGCGATGAGACAGGACGAGGGCGCCGTGCAAGGCATGATGATCGACGTGGTGGATGAGGGCGCCTGTATCGGCTGTAGGGAGTGCGAGTTGCACTGCCCTGATTTTGCGATTTTCGTTGCGCCCAAAGGCTTTAAATTCGCTCGTCTAAGCTCGCAGGCTAGAGAGATGGCTGAAAAAATCAAAAACAATAATTTTATGAAACCCAAGGACGCATAA
- a CDS encoding flavodoxin domain-containing protein, which translates to MKKLLVYATKGGDTKVVSEYIASKLGFEIKEAKELNEEDLAGASAFIFAASTHGDGQIQAKFDDKLELLNKTDFEGRKVALIGVGNVERHGSDFCSGMSAFLPVLKKADLIGAWGAEGYKFKHSRAFINGKFVGLTIDFKGDEHWQARADKWIAAVGGEF; encoded by the coding sequence ATGAAAAAACTATTAGTTTACGCCACCAAAGGCGGTGACACGAAGGTCGTGAGCGAATACATCGCTTCAAAGCTCGGCTTTGAGATCAAGGAGGCTAAAGAGCTAAATGAAGAGGATTTGGCAGGCGCTAGCGCGTTTATTTTTGCGGCTTCGACGCACGGCGACGGACAGATCCAGGCTAAATTTGACGACAAATTGGAGCTTTTAAACAAAACCGATTTTGAGGGACGCAAGGTCGCGCTCATAGGCGTTGGCAACGTCGAGCGCCACGGCAGCGATTTTTGCAGCGGCATGAGCGCGTTTTTGCCGGTGCTTAAAAAGGCCGATCTCATCGGCGCTTGGGGCGCAGAGGGATATAAATTTAAACATTCGCGTGCCTTTATAAACGGCAAATTCGTGGGTCTTACGATCGATTTTAAAGGCGACGAGCACTGGCAGGCGAGGGCTGATAAATGGATCGCCGCAGTTGGAGGCGAGTTTTAA
- a CDS encoding 2-oxoglutarate synthase subunit alpha translates to MREVISTGNALIARAAIDCGCNFFGGYPITPSSEIAHEMSRLLPKVGGKFIQMEDEISGISVALGASMSGAKAMTASSGPGISLKSEQIGLGFIAEIPLLIVNVMRGGPSTGLPTRVAQGDILQARNPTHGDFQSIALCPGSLKEAYTQTVRAFNLAERFMTPVFLLLDETLGHMQAKAVLPEISDLKIERRAEFKGSPKDYEPYDAAPDKPAVLNPFFRGYHYHITGLHHGGKGFPTENEQIVDHSIKRLFNKISAHEDEIVQYEEFMLDDAEICIIAYGSVSLAAKDAILKLRGQGVRVGLFRPITLWPSPERKLRELGERFNKILIAELNLGQYLLEVQRACLRDDFKTLLKANGRPISPSEIIEKVKEL, encoded by the coding sequence ATGAGAGAAGTAATTTCCACAGGCAACGCCTTAATTGCGCGTGCGGCGATTGATTGCGGCTGTAATTTTTTTGGAGGCTACCCGATCACGCCGAGCAGCGAGATCGCGCACGAGATGAGTCGCTTGCTACCTAAGGTCGGAGGCAAATTTATCCAGATGGAGGATGAAATTTCGGGCATTTCGGTAGCTTTGGGCGCGTCGATGAGCGGTGCAAAGGCGATGACGGCAAGCTCCGGTCCTGGAATTTCGCTAAAATCAGAGCAGATTGGGCTTGGCTTTATCGCTGAAATTCCGCTTTTAATCGTAAACGTTATGCGCGGAGGTCCTAGCACCGGACTTCCTACGCGAGTGGCACAGGGCGATATTTTGCAAGCTCGCAACCCCACTCACGGTGATTTTCAAAGCATCGCGCTGTGCCCGGGCTCGCTAAAGGAGGCTTACACGCAGACCGTGCGCGCCTTCAATCTAGCCGAGCGGTTTATGACGCCAGTATTTTTGCTACTTGATGAGACGCTTGGGCATATGCAGGCTAAGGCGGTGCTGCCTGAAATTTCGGATCTAAAAATCGAGCGCAGGGCGGAATTTAAAGGTAGTCCGAAAGATTATGAGCCTTACGATGCTGCGCCCGATAAGCCTGCGGTGCTAAATCCATTTTTTAGGGGATACCACTATCACATAACGGGGCTTCATCACGGCGGGAAGGGCTTTCCGACCGAAAATGAGCAGATCGTAGATCACTCTATAAAAAGGCTTTTTAATAAAATTTCGGCGCATGAAGATGAGATCGTGCAATATGAGGAATTTATGCTAGATGACGCCGAAATCTGCATCATCGCCTACGGCAGCGTTAGCCTGGCAGCAAAAGACGCGATTTTAAAGCTACGAGGGCAAGGCGTGCGTGTGGGACTTTTTCGCCCGATTACGCTATGGCCAAGCCCTGAGCGCAAGCTAAGGGAGCTAGGGGAGAGATTTAATAAAATTTTGATCGCCGAGCTAAATTTAGGGCAGTATCTGCTAGAGGTGCAGCGCGCTTGCTTGAGGGATGATTTTAAGACGCTTCTTAAGGCAAACGGTAGACCGATCAGCCCTAGCGAGATTATCGAGAAAGTAAAGGAGCTTTAA
- a CDS encoding 2-oxoacid:acceptor oxidoreductase family protein, whose amino-acid sequence MNQLRFVGVGGQGVILAGEILAAAKIAHGGYGIKASTYTSQVRGGPTKVDIILSDEEILYPYASEGEIDFMLATAQSSYDAFKNGVKKGGVIVIEPNLVVPSDEDRINFKIYEIPIITIAKYEVGNVITQSVVALAIAVELSRCMDAGLVKEQMLRSVPEKTRALNEKAYDLGMKYAREVLEQI is encoded by the coding sequence ATGAATCAGTTAAGATTTGTGGGAGTGGGCGGTCAAGGCGTAATCTTAGCGGGTGAAATTCTAGCTGCGGCAAAGATCGCGCACGGCGGCTATGGAATCAAGGCATCTACGTATACCTCTCAGGTACGTGGCGGACCTACGAAAGTGGATATTATCTTAAGCGATGAAGAAATTCTATATCCTTACGCGAGCGAGGGCGAGATCGATTTCATGCTTGCAACGGCGCAGAGTAGCTACGATGCTTTCAAAAATGGCGTGAAAAAAGGCGGCGTGATCGTAATCGAGCCGAATTTAGTAGTGCCGAGCGATGAGGATAGGATAAACTTTAAAATTTATGAAATTCCAATCATCACCATCGCAAAATACGAAGTTGGAAATGTCATCACTCAAAGTGTCGTGGCTCTAGCGATCGCAGTAGAGCTTAGCCGCTGCATGGACGCAGGGCTTGTAAAAGAGCAAATGCTCCGCTCTGTGCCAGAAAAAACCCGCGCGCTAAATGAAAAGGCTTATGATTTGGGGATGAAATACGCGAGAGAGGTTTTAGAGCAAATTTAA